One part of the Chitinophagaceae bacterium genome encodes these proteins:
- a CDS encoding hemerythrin domain-containing protein produces the protein MEKRTPLKRHAALIELSRDHHDGLLLAQLVKKNAPVYRDLPVDPNDKITYLKEQFEKKLKPHFQTEEDILFKYTKGYSEKIEMLTTELTGEHKLMSSLIEKLDSQIPDVELMDTFAHTLEKHIRKEERVLFEEIQKTLSEEELNELSRMLNNR, from the coding sequence ATGGAAAAAAGAACACCGCTAAAAAGACACGCTGCGCTTATAGAGCTCTCCCGGGATCATCATGACGGACTACTGCTAGCCCAATTAGTTAAAAAAAACGCCCCTGTTTACAGGGATTTGCCTGTAGATCCGAACGATAAAATAACGTATCTAAAGGAACAATTTGAAAAAAAACTAAAACCTCACTTTCAGACAGAAGAAGATATTCTTTTTAAATATACAAAGGGCTACTCTGAAAAAATTGAAATGTTGACAACAGAATTGACAGGGGAACACAAATTAATGAGTTCTTTAATTGAAAAGTTGGATAGTCAAATTCCTGATGTTGAGCTTATGGACACATTTGCCCACACATTGGAAAAACATATCAGAAAGGAAGAAAGAGTTCTTTTTGAAGAAATTCAAAAAACTTTGTCTGAAGAAGAATTAAATGAATTGAGTCGGATGCTAAATAACCGTTAA
- a CDS encoding methyltransferase, which produces MVNTKKRLVFLKEFFKDFKVASLIPTSNTAVKNALDKLNLETKKTVVEYGPGEGVFTYAILERLPADSKLIVIETNLEFINILNKIDDERLIVLHDSAENIEALMEKEDCASVDVIISGIPLSLLPKAVVTKIIQNSCKSLSENGILFIYQHSFFAMKFLKKEFTTVEKYFEPMNLPPLFFMKALKNKV; this is translated from the coding sequence ATGGTAAACACAAAAAAAAGATTGGTTTTTCTCAAAGAATTCTTTAAGGATTTTAAAGTTGCTTCTTTAATACCAACATCTAATACAGCAGTCAAAAACGCCCTTGACAAATTAAATCTCGAGACCAAAAAAACGGTCGTAGAGTATGGCCCGGGCGAAGGTGTTTTTACCTATGCCATTCTTGAAAGATTACCGGCAGACAGCAAATTAATTGTCATTGAAACAAACCTTGAGTTTATTAATATTCTCAATAAAATAGATGACGAAAGGTTAATTGTATTACATGACTCAGCAGAAAACATTGAAGCCCTTATGGAAAAGGAAGACTGTGCTTCAGTAGATGTGATTATTTCAGGCATCCCCTTATCGCTATTACCCAAAGCGGTAGTTACTAAAATAATTCAAAACTCCTGTAAAAGCCTGAGTGAAAACGGTATTTTATTCATCTATCAACATTCATTTTTTGCAATGAAATTTCTCAAAAAAGAGTTTACTACTGTTGAAAAATATTTTGAGCCTATGAATTTGCCGCCCCTGTTTTTTATGAAAGCTCTTAAAAATAAGGTTTAA
- a CDS encoding 2-(1,2-epoxy-1,2-dihydrophenyl)acetyl-CoA isomerase encodes MYNTLKYELKNGVATISLNRPEVYNAFNEEMSFDLQKALKEASKDDNVRVLVLTGEGKAFCSGQDLKDIKGKLGDRNLGESVHKRYNPIISSIRKMPKPVICRLNGVAAGAGCSLALACDIVIAAENVVMTEVFIKIGLVLDSGSSYFLPRLMGYHRAFELATKGDKITAVEALEFGMVNKVVPADQLDRAVKELTDYYAKAPTKAVGLIKSMLNKSYHKNLEEMLNEEAYAQEIAGYTADYKEGVTAFLEKRPPEYKGK; translated from the coding sequence ATGTACAATACTTTAAAGTATGAACTAAAAAATGGGGTAGCTACGATATCCCTTAACAGGCCTGAAGTTTATAATGCGTTTAACGAAGAGATGAGTTTTGATTTACAAAAAGCATTAAAAGAGGCCTCAAAAGACGACAATGTAAGGGTTTTAGTTTTAACAGGAGAAGGAAAAGCCTTTTGTTCCGGTCAGGATTTAAAAGATATTAAAGGCAAACTGGGGGATAGAAATCTGGGAGAATCTGTCCATAAAAGATATAATCCTATTATTTCGTCTATTCGAAAAATGCCCAAACCGGTGATTTGCCGATTAAACGGAGTTGCGGCAGGCGCAGGCTGTTCTTTGGCTTTGGCATGTGATATAGTTATTGCCGCTGAAAATGTAGTTATGACTGAAGTTTTTATAAAAATCGGATTAGTGCTTGATTCGGGCTCGTCCTATTTTTTACCCAGACTAATGGGATATCACAGAGCTTTTGAACTGGCTACAAAGGGAGACAAAATTACCGCAGTAGAAGCATTAGAATTTGGTATGGTCAATAAAGTTGTACCGGCAGATCAATTAGACCGGGCGGTTAAAGAGCTTACAGATTATTATGCAAAAGCACCCACCAAAGCAGTAGGTCTGATAAAGTCTATGCTTAACAAGTCTTATCATAAAAATCTTGAGGAAATGCTAAATGAAGAGGCTTATGCGCAGGAAATTGCCGGATATACAGCCGATTATAAAGAAGGAGTTACAGCTTTTTTAGAAAAAAGACCTCCGGAATATAAAGGAAAATAA